A stretch of Shewanella dokdonensis DNA encodes these proteins:
- the rpiA gene encoding ribose-5-phosphate isomerase RpiA, which yields MTQDELKKAVGWAALKYVESDSIVGVGTGSTVNHFIDALATIKADIEGAVSSSEASAARLKAAGIPVFDLNSVDSLSVYVDGADEINHHKEMIKGGGAALTREKIVAAVAKKFVCIVDESKQVDILGAFPLPVEVIPMARSYVARELVKLGGDPVYREGVITDNGNVILDVYNLKILDPKTLEKQINNIVGVVTVGLFAARGADTVLVGTQTGVNTIE from the coding sequence ATGACCCAAGATGAACTGAAAAAAGCGGTCGGCTGGGCTGCCCTGAAATATGTAGAATCCGACAGTATTGTGGGTGTAGGTACCGGTTCCACCGTTAACCATTTCATTGATGCGCTGGCCACTATCAAGGCTGACATTGAAGGTGCGGTATCGAGCTCAGAAGCCTCTGCTGCCCGCCTGAAGGCCGCCGGCATTCCGGTATTTGACCTGAACAGTGTCGATTCACTGTCGGTTTATGTCGACGGTGCAGATGAGATCAATCATCACAAAGAGATGATCAAAGGTGGTGGTGCGGCGCTGACCCGCGAAAAAATCGTGGCAGCGGTTGCCAAAAAGTTTGTTTGTATCGTCGATGAAAGCAAACAGGTGGATATTCTTGGCGCATTTCCATTACCGGTGGAAGTGATCCCGATGGCACGTTCTTACGTGGCACGAGAACTGGTGAAACTGGGTGGCGATCCGGTATATCGTGAAGGTGTTATCACCGATAACGGCAACGTGATCCTGGATGTGTACAATCTGAAGATCCTTGATCCTAAAACGCTGGAAAAACAGATCAATAATATCGTGGGTGTGGTAACCGTTGGCCTGTTTGCAGCCCGTGGCGCCGATACCGTACTGGTCGGCACCCAGACTGGGGTCAATACCATAGAATAA
- a CDS encoding TatD family nuclease-associated radical SAM protein produces MNTQANSTLVYDIRQSRYLNITGRCTLRCTFCPKNNGSKQLHQYQLALDHQPSANEITPLLGDVSQFIEYVFCGYGEPTLNLPTLLAVAKEIKQRGGRVRVNTDGLGNLFHRRNILPELSEWVDALSISLNAQNEALYQLHCQPKLKGSWQAVNAFMQQAPHYIADVQVSAIDGLEGVDIHACQALVEAAGCRFKYRKLGALG; encoded by the coding sequence ATGAACACTCAAGCAAACAGTACCTTGGTCTATGATATCCGCCAAAGCCGTTATCTGAATATTACTGGCCGCTGCACCCTGCGCTGCACTTTCTGCCCGAAAAATAACGGCAGCAAGCAGCTCCACCAGTACCAACTGGCGTTAGACCATCAGCCATCGGCCAACGAAATCACGCCACTATTAGGTGATGTTAGCCAGTTCATTGAATATGTTTTCTGTGGCTATGGCGAACCAACACTCAATTTGCCAACCTTGTTGGCGGTCGCCAAGGAGATCAAACAACGCGGCGGTAGAGTGCGCGTCAACACCGATGGCTTGGGCAATCTGTTTCATCGACGCAATATTCTGCCGGAACTGAGCGAGTGGGTAGATGCCTTATCCATATCGCTCAATGCCCAGAACGAAGCCTTATACCAACTGCATTGCCAGCCAAAACTTAAAGGCAGTTGGCAAGCAGTGAATGCTTTTATGCAGCAAGCGCCACACTATATTGCCGACGTTCAAGTATCTGCCATTGATGGTCTGGAAGGGGTAGATATTCACGCTTGTCAGGCATTGGTAGAAGCTGCGGGCTGCCGTTTTAAATACCGCAAGTTAGGCGCGCTCGGTTGA
- a CDS encoding cupin domain-containing protein translates to MNLFASLPAQLMAEQFDELLSRANVRVERILSYGQVTPAEQWYDQVEHEWVLVLQGAGRIQYQDGSEVILNVGDSVDIPAHCRHRVSWTAPQQLTIWLAVFYR, encoded by the coding sequence TTGAATCTGTTTGCATCATTGCCAGCACAACTGATGGCTGAGCAATTTGATGAGCTGTTGTCGAGAGCCAACGTCCGGGTTGAACGTATTCTGTCTTACGGGCAAGTGACACCCGCTGAGCAGTGGTACGATCAAGTTGAACACGAATGGGTGTTGGTGCTACAAGGTGCGGGCCGTATCCAGTATCAAGATGGCAGCGAAGTTATTCTTAATGTGGGTGATAGTGTCGATATACCAGCGCATTGTCGGCATCGGGTTAGTTGGACGGCACCGCAGCAACTGACCATCTGGCTGGCGGTGTTTTATCGATAA
- the recJ gene encoding single-stranded-DNA-specific exonuclease RecJ yields MNQKIVRRPHVDDSHLPAYLPPLLKQIYASRGLCSEDCELLLSRLLRPETMLGLTHAAQLLADALIQQQRIVIVGDFDADGATSTSVCLLALRAMGARHCDFLIPNRFDYGYGLSPEIVAVAAAQAAEVLVTVDNGISSIEGVAAAKAAGMTVIITDHHLPGQQLPVADAIVNPNQPGCQFASKSIAGVGVAFYLMTALRAELRGRGYFASHGIEMPNLGQLLDLVALGTVADVVALDTNNRIMVEAGIKRVRSGQCRPGITALLEVARREPQRLVAADFGFAVGPRLNAAGRLDDMALGVATLLCDELYQARRMAAELDGLNSERRELEAGMQQEALKFLRAMDFAEQQLPWGIALYQPDWHQGVIGILASRIKDRYHRPVIAFAEASDSEIKGSARSISGLHMRDLLELINSRHPGMIIKFGGHAMAAGLTLAKAAFSDFARAFDDTVRELLAEEDLQGQLWSDGELATEYFTLDTAQLLRDAGPWGQAFPEPSFDGTFRILQQRLVGEKHLKLVLETECGTVMADAIAFNVDLNIWPDASIERVRLLYKLDVNEFRGNSSLQLLVEQLEPLKS; encoded by the coding sequence TTGAACCAGAAAATTGTGCGCCGTCCCCATGTGGATGACAGTCATTTACCCGCCTATTTGCCGCCACTTTTGAAACAGATTTACGCGAGTCGCGGTCTTTGTTCCGAGGATTGCGAACTGCTGCTGTCTCGGCTGTTACGGCCAGAGACCATGCTGGGATTAACCCATGCGGCGCAACTGTTGGCTGATGCCCTGATACAACAACAGCGGATTGTGATTGTGGGGGATTTTGATGCTGATGGTGCCACGTCCACCAGTGTCTGCCTGTTGGCATTAAGGGCGATGGGGGCTCGCCACTGTGATTTTCTGATCCCCAACCGGTTTGATTATGGTTATGGACTCAGCCCCGAGATAGTTGCCGTTGCTGCGGCGCAAGCGGCTGAAGTGCTGGTCACCGTAGATAACGGTATCTCCTCTATTGAAGGTGTCGCTGCGGCTAAAGCGGCGGGTATGACGGTGATCATTACTGACCATCATCTGCCGGGGCAGCAACTGCCGGTCGCCGATGCCATCGTTAATCCCAATCAGCCGGGGTGCCAATTTGCGTCGAAATCCATCGCGGGCGTTGGCGTCGCATTTTATCTGATGACAGCGTTACGGGCTGAATTACGTGGCCGGGGGTATTTTGCCAGCCACGGCATAGAGATGCCTAACCTTGGGCAATTGCTGGATTTAGTGGCCTTGGGCACGGTAGCTGATGTGGTCGCTTTGGATACCAACAACCGGATTATGGTAGAAGCAGGGATTAAACGGGTACGGAGCGGGCAGTGTCGTCCGGGGATTACCGCCCTGCTGGAAGTGGCCCGGCGCGAACCGCAACGGCTGGTTGCGGCAGATTTTGGTTTTGCCGTGGGGCCACGGCTTAATGCCGCAGGTCGACTGGATGATATGGCCTTAGGTGTGGCCACTTTACTGTGTGATGAGCTTTACCAAGCCCGGCGGATGGCGGCAGAACTGGATGGTCTGAACAGTGAGCGCCGTGAGCTGGAAGCCGGAATGCAGCAAGAGGCGTTGAAGTTCCTTCGCGCGATGGATTTTGCTGAGCAGCAACTGCCGTGGGGCATCGCTTTATATCAGCCAGATTGGCATCAGGGCGTAATTGGTATTCTGGCATCGCGTATCAAAGATCGTTACCACCGTCCGGTGATTGCCTTTGCTGAAGCCTCTGACAGCGAGATCAAAGGTTCAGCGCGTTCCATCAGCGGGTTACACATGCGTGACTTGCTGGAACTGATCAACAGCCGTCATCCGGGGATGATCATCAAATTTGGCGGACACGCTATGGCGGCCGGGCTCACTTTAGCCAAAGCAGCATTCAGCGACTTTGCGCGGGCTTTTGACGACACGGTACGCGAGCTGTTAGCGGAAGAAGACCTGCAAGGGCAACTGTGGTCAGACGGTGAACTGGCAACCGAATATTTCACCTTGGATACCGCCCAGCTATTGCGTGATGCTGGGCCTTGGGGCCAAGCGTTTCCCGAACCAAGTTTTGATGGCACATTTCGAATACTGCAACAGCGACTGGTGGGTGAGAAACATCTGAAATTAGTCTTAGAAACCGAGTGCGGCACAGTGATGGCGGATGCGATTGCTTTCAATGTTGATTTAAACATCTGGCCAGATGCTAGCATTGAGCGCGTTAGATTGTTGTACAAGCTGGACGTCAATGAATTTCGCGGCAACAGCAGCTTGCAATTGTTAGTGGAGCAATTGGAACCGCTTAAAAGTTAA
- a CDS encoding VOC family protein: MPAHEKLNYLEFPAVAPEATKAFFAEVFGWRFVDYGPDYCAFDGAGIDGGFYRAPMAATTSNGSMLLVFYSQDILATQAKITEHGGRIIKPLFNFPGGCRFHFLEPSGNEFAVWSETVAES, translated from the coding sequence ATGCCAGCTCATGAGAAACTGAATTATCTGGAATTTCCAGCGGTTGCCCCCGAAGCCACCAAAGCCTTTTTTGCGGAAGTCTTTGGTTGGCGCTTTGTGGATTATGGGCCGGACTACTGCGCTTTTGACGGTGCCGGTATTGATGGCGGCTTTTACCGGGCACCAATGGCAGCCACCACCAGTAATGGCAGTATGCTACTGGTGTTTTATAGCCAAGATATTCTGGCAACACAGGCGAAAATTACTGAACATGGCGGCCGCATCATCAAACCGTTATTCAATTTTCCCGGTGGCTGCCGCTTTCATTTTCTGGAACCAAGCGGCAATGAGTTTGCGGTCTGGTCTGAAACCGTGGCTGAGTCCTGA
- a CDS encoding tRNA1(Val) (adenine(37)-N6)-methyltransferase — MGFSFKQFHVDDSGCGMPVSTDGVLLGAWAPLQHAQKVLDIGAGSGLLSLMAAQRSQAQIDAVEIDPQAASVCLKNFAASPWHHRLQLHLCGIQQFTASAYDHILCNPPYFENGPQATAASRASARHTDYLSYADLAAALARLLLPLGQASLILPWDQVASLNRQLQLVGLHLAQRQDVSGRPDKAPNRSLLLVSKQAVIEPQAMPVISIRASDGRYSTAMQQLTRDFYLKL, encoded by the coding sequence GTGGGCTTCAGTTTCAAACAATTCCATGTCGATGACAGCGGTTGTGGTATGCCAGTGAGTACCGATGGTGTACTACTGGGTGCTTGGGCACCACTGCAACACGCCCAAAAAGTGCTGGATATTGGTGCTGGCAGTGGTTTGCTGAGTCTGATGGCAGCGCAGCGCAGCCAAGCGCAGATTGACGCGGTAGAAATTGATCCTCAAGCCGCAAGCGTCTGCCTGAAAAATTTTGCGGCTAGCCCCTGGCATCATCGGCTACAACTGCATCTGTGTGGTATCCAGCAATTCACCGCATCGGCCTATGATCATATTTTGTGTAATCCGCCCTATTTCGAAAACGGCCCACAGGCGACAGCCGCCAGCCGCGCCAGTGCCCGCCACACCGATTATCTGAGTTATGCGGATCTGGCCGCCGCCCTAGCAAGGTTGTTACTACCGCTGGGGCAAGCCAGCCTGATCCTGCCCTGGGATCAAGTCGCGTCACTGAACCGCCAGTTACAACTCGTTGGTCTGCATCTAGCGCAACGACAAGATGTGAGCGGTCGCCCCGACAAAGCGCCTAATCGCAGCCTATTGCTGGTCAGCAAGCAAGCGGTTATTGAGCCACAGGCAATGCCAGTCATCTCGATCCGCGCTAGTGATGGCCGCTATTCCACCGCCATGCAGCAGCTCACCCGCGATTTTTATCTTAAGCTCTGA
- the srmB gene encoding ATP-dependent RNA helicase SrmB, with amino-acid sequence MQFEEFELEPELLASLKNMGHNTPTTIQQLTIPLAMEQRDLLAHAPTGTGKTASYLLPALQHLLDFPRRHPGQARVLVLTPTRELASQVHRYASHLATHVELTMGIVTGGVPYGPQEQALRGNIDLMVATPGRLLDYMDKGLFSATEVEILVIDEADRMLDMGFAQVVKSIVIEAQKRKQTLLFSATLEGNGVRSFANELLEDPVFVEAEPPRSEKAKIHQWVHLADDKEHKFALLCHILKQEDVSRAIVFAKTREIVASLEGQLLQAGIPTAFMRGDMEQKKRFQALGRFTKGEVKVLLATDVAARGIDVDDITHVINFDMPRTADIYVHRIGRTGRAGKKGTAISLVEAHDMLVLSKIERYTEQKLKRRVIEALRPKHKEARVPVKKKVNKANTKKLNKNKAKISKS; translated from the coding sequence ATGCAATTTGAAGAGTTCGAACTGGAGCCAGAACTGCTGGCATCCTTGAAAAACATGGGGCATAACACCCCGACAACGATTCAGCAACTGACCATTCCGTTGGCAATGGAGCAGCGTGATCTATTAGCCCATGCCCCTACAGGTACGGGTAAGACCGCCAGCTACTTGTTGCCAGCGTTACAACATCTGCTGGACTTTCCAAGACGGCATCCAGGTCAAGCGCGGGTATTGGTATTGACACCAACGCGGGAACTCGCCAGTCAGGTGCACCGTTATGCCAGCCATCTGGCAACCCATGTTGAGCTCACAATGGGCATAGTGACCGGAGGCGTTCCCTACGGGCCACAGGAACAGGCTTTGCGCGGTAATATCGATCTGATGGTCGCTACCCCTGGCCGCTTGCTGGATTACATGGATAAAGGGCTATTCAGCGCCACCGAAGTCGAAATACTGGTGATTGATGAAGCCGACCGCATGCTCGATATGGGCTTTGCTCAAGTGGTGAAATCCATTGTGATTGAAGCGCAAAAACGTAAGCAAACGTTACTGTTTTCTGCCACCTTGGAAGGAAATGGTGTCCGCAGTTTTGCTAACGAATTGCTGGAAGATCCCGTTTTTGTCGAAGCCGAACCGCCGCGCAGTGAAAAAGCTAAGATTCATCAGTGGGTGCACTTGGCCGATGACAAAGAGCATAAATTTGCGCTGCTGTGCCATATTCTCAAACAGGAAGACGTAAGCCGCGCCATTGTCTTTGCCAAAACCCGCGAAATAGTGGCAAGTCTTGAAGGCCAACTGCTACAGGCTGGTATTCCCACCGCCTTTATGCGCGGCGATATGGAACAGAAAAAACGCTTTCAAGCGCTGGGACGTTTTACCAAAGGTGAAGTCAAGGTATTGCTTGCCACCGATGTTGCCGCCCGCGGCATTGATGTGGACGATATCACCCATGTAATCAATTTTGATATGCCGCGTACCGCCGATATTTACGTGCACCGCATTGGTCGTACTGGCCGCGCGGGCAAGAAAGGCACGGCAATATCACTGGTCGAAGCCCACGATATGTTAGTGCTGAGTAAAATCGAGCGCTATACCGAGCAGAAACTGAAACGTCGCGTCATTGAAGCGCTGCGCCCCAAGCATAAAGAAGCGCGAGTGCCAGTGAAAAAGAAAGTGAACAAGGCTAATACAAAAAAACTAAATAAAAACAAAGCAAAAATTAGCAAGTCTTAA
- a CDS encoding 5-formyltetrahydrofolate cyclo-ligase — translation MTSLPTAISHHAQHQDLWPERDEACLQLRRNIRKQRRALSHEFQQQAAAQAQQRLLQLLDELALSGRAVSTMSLYFSCDGELDTSALFTALWQRQIQTYLPVLHPFSPGNLLFLRYQADTPMFRNRFGIPEPRLDVRQLLLPSQLELLLTPLVAFDSKGNRIGMGGGYYDRTLANPQLQALAVGYAHDCQQVATLPLAPWDQQLPIIVTPTRLLDNRTPLLVDC, via the coding sequence ATGACTTCTTTGCCTACGGCCATCAGCCATCATGCCCAACATCAGGATTTATGGCCTGAGCGTGATGAGGCGTGTCTGCAACTCCGGCGTAATATCCGCAAACAACGGCGCGCGCTGAGCCATGAGTTTCAGCAACAGGCGGCCGCACAAGCACAGCAGCGGTTGTTGCAGTTGCTGGATGAACTGGCGCTGAGTGGACGAGCCGTCAGTACCATGTCGCTGTATTTCAGCTGTGATGGCGAACTGGATACCAGCGCATTATTTACCGCGCTGTGGCAACGCCAGATTCAAACCTATCTGCCAGTGCTGCATCCTTTCTCTCCTGGTAATTTGCTGTTTCTGCGTTATCAAGCTGACACCCCAATGTTCCGCAACCGTTTTGGTATTCCAGAACCCCGCTTGGATGTACGGCAACTCCTGTTACCGTCACAACTGGAGCTGCTACTCACGCCGTTAGTTGCCTTTGATAGCAAGGGCAATCGTATAGGCATGGGCGGTGGCTACTATGACCGCACCTTAGCCAATCCACAGCTGCAAGCATTGGCCGTGGGTTATGCGCACGATTGTCAGCAAGTTGCAACGCTACCATTAGCACCTTGGGATCAACAATTACCAATCATTGTTACGCCGACCCGCCTACTGGATAACCGCACTCCACTTTTGGTTGATTGCTGA
- the dsbC gene encoding bifunctional protein-disulfide isomerase/oxidoreductase DsbC, with product MKFSRTLSLCLALAVAPLVHAESSGQTEQLKQKLTSALGVEVQSLTAAPIPGLLQVLTSHGVLYVSEDGSKLFHGNIYDLNNGMANLTEAAMAGPRLQMLKPFEDKMLVYKAKDQKHVVTVFTDVTCGYCRKLHSQMQQYNDLGITIRYLAYPRQGVPSAVADEMEAVWCSKDPKKAMDEAKAGKNITVAKCDADIAGQYQLGEKMGITGTPSMILEDGSMVPGYLPPQQLLQSLSAH from the coding sequence ATGAAGTTTTCCCGTACACTTTCTCTGTGTTTGGCGCTGGCGGTGGCACCTCTGGTGCATGCTGAATCTTCGGGCCAGACCGAGCAACTGAAACAAAAGTTAACTAGCGCGCTAGGGGTTGAAGTGCAATCGCTCACTGCCGCGCCAATCCCTGGGCTATTGCAGGTGCTTACCAGCCATGGCGTATTGTATGTCAGTGAAGATGGTAGCAAATTGTTTCATGGCAATATCTATGACCTGAACAATGGCATGGCAAACCTTACCGAGGCAGCAATGGCCGGGCCGCGTTTGCAAATGCTTAAGCCATTTGAAGACAAGATGCTGGTGTATAAAGCCAAAGATCAGAAGCATGTGGTGACCGTGTTTACCGATGTTACCTGTGGCTATTGCCGCAAACTGCACAGTCAGATGCAGCAGTATAACGATTTGGGCATCACCATTCGTTACTTAGCTTATCCGCGGCAGGGGGTTCCATCCGCCGTGGCCGATGAAATGGAAGCCGTTTGGTGCTCCAAAGATCCCAAAAAGGCCATGGATGAAGCCAAAGCGGGTAAAAACATTACTGTTGCCAAATGCGATGCCGATATTGCTGGGCAATATCAGTTAGGCGAGAAAATGGGCATCACTGGCACTCCATCGATGATTTTGGAAGATGGTTCAATGGTTCCGGGATATCTGCCGCCGCAGCAGTTACTGCAAAGCTTGAGTGCACACTAA
- the xerD gene encoding site-specific tyrosine recombinase XerD: MAQPSYYPDPLIEGFLDELWSARGLSDNTLSAYRSDLQHFDEFLQQRQVSLRDAGREVIQDYLGWRFDQGAASTSSARLLSSLRRFYGFLLTKQMITDDPLALIASPKLPRKLPDTLSEADVEALLAEPNNEDTVEGRDKAMLELLYATGLRVSELVALTLEQISLRQGLVRITGKGGKERLVPMGEMAISELERYLQQNRPALLAYGQSDVVFPSNRARMMTRQTFWYRIKLYAQRAGISKALSPHTLRHAFATHLLNHGADLRVVQLLLGHSSLSTTQIYTHVANARLQALHTAHHPRG, translated from the coding sequence ATGGCACAGCCATCTTACTATCCTGATCCATTAATTGAGGGTTTTCTTGATGAACTCTGGTCTGCCAGAGGGCTCAGTGATAATACTCTCAGTGCTTACCGCAGCGATTTGCAGCATTTTGATGAATTTCTGCAACAACGTCAGGTGTCATTACGTGATGCGGGACGCGAGGTGATCCAAGATTACCTTGGCTGGCGCTTTGACCAAGGTGCCGCCAGTACGTCCAGTGCCCGTTTGCTCTCCAGTCTGCGACGTTTTTACGGCTTTTTGCTCACCAAGCAGATGATTACGGATGATCCGCTAGCGCTGATAGCCTCTCCTAAACTGCCGCGCAAGCTGCCGGATACCCTAAGTGAAGCGGATGTGGAAGCGTTGCTGGCCGAACCAAACAACGAAGACACAGTGGAAGGGCGCGATAAAGCGATGTTGGAGCTGCTGTATGCCACCGGTTTACGTGTGAGTGAGTTGGTGGCATTAACCTTGGAGCAGATAAGTCTGCGACAGGGGCTGGTACGAATTACCGGTAAAGGGGGCAAGGAGCGCTTGGTGCCCATGGGGGAAATGGCTATTAGCGAACTGGAGCGTTATCTGCAACAGAATCGCCCCGCACTGCTGGCATATGGTCAGAGTGATGTGGTCTTTCCTTCTAATCGCGCCCGCATGATGACCCGCCAGACTTTTTGGTACCGCATCAAGTTATATGCCCAGCGAGCCGGGATAAGCAAAGCGTTATCACCACACACTCTGCGCCATGCTTTTGCTACGCATCTGCTGAATCACGGTGCCGATTTACGGGTTGTGCAGTTGCTGCTGGGACACAGTTCGTTATCGACTACCCAAATTTACACCCATGTTGCTAATGCACGCTTACAGGCTTTGCATACGGCACATCATCCGCGAGGTTAA
- a CDS encoding cell division protein ZapA: MSNCAVDITLMGRTYSIACPKGQEQALQSVARQLEQQLEQIKARTPNLSREDMVLMAALNIGHELYVEQRKNQDYMQQMDDRIRLLQHTLEQALVERSHRED, translated from the coding sequence ATGAGTAACTGTGCCGTAGATATCACCCTAATGGGGCGCACATACTCGATTGCCTGTCCGAAAGGACAAGAGCAGGCCTTGCAGAGTGTTGCCCGACAATTAGAGCAGCAACTGGAACAGATTAAAGCCCGCACACCTAACCTTAGCCGTGAAGATATGGTGTTGATGGCGGCGCTCAATATTGGTCATGAACTCTATGTTGAGCAGCGTAAAAATCAGGATTATATGCAGCAGATGGATGACCGTATCCGTTTGTTACAACACACTCTGGAGCAAGCGCTAGTTGAGCGCAGCCACAGAGAAGACTAA
- a CDS encoding PAS domain-containing protein, whose protein sequence is MLKKNPTSADSRLLYHLRGVHWSRQRLLAIASQLSMLIITVFLITNVLITLGERRLQEEWAVQRYSELQTVGTLLADKISFQQFRTQMFSRAEPLKHYLDNPGHQEEQRLQQSWQSLKNNIPELIDIAVYDANGKLRLASSGNFSNTPLSKTLLDSIRSMGGNDIYTSTVEFAPVEDRLEAYQMQMAWLENADQSIRGYLVTYNSVSQMLQSIKPAFSSNDSPLLLLDEQGQLYAGASNLDPLTGIPDTLGSSLRQSYPQLWRDLATNNFGEFHGEQATFVYLKIPLASASQKDSEYMLLSYIRNEDISARFAQWRNILLVTAVVVTLLAALAMIFMHLFRLEQRARLGSILLADGLFRADFGCLLVNEGGRIICANDRATEILKQRQQEIENRSLQKLLEQDQQWYESVRQQLQQNKVWHGEVQLQALDNIVLRFNIRVVGEGRDGYALISFEDISELKQVRQDAFLNQLLSDSAVATALLTPTGKLVRVNDTFDQLLQLDGSLQHTLSELLQNDLDNQWPRIMQLVSTHGLWQGQILCQEHRPGCIQATLKSYQDREGELSYLICTLERATNVRELPGPRIPHRTKVMPELEDLENFFNAMSVPEQQHSCLMLLDISPEALLSHMSEIESLESRQQQVEIQVLNDLPRGYQMVNWQLGKIVVLVPDTDATACHHFAAATLENLAQHGLADGICIGIAAYVTGQTLQQFLNNAEIALKRAKQSGERNICQAFTRQA, encoded by the coding sequence ATGTTGAAAAAGAATCCCACTTCAGCGGACTCGCGATTGTTGTACCACCTTCGCGGTGTTCACTGGTCCCGTCAAAGGTTATTGGCTATTGCCAGTCAGCTGAGCATGCTGATCATCACCGTTTTTTTGATCACCAATGTGCTGATCACGCTAGGTGAACGCCGTTTGCAGGAAGAATGGGCGGTACAACGTTACAGTGAACTACAGACGGTTGGCACCCTGCTGGCTGACAAAATCTCCTTTCAGCAGTTTCGTACCCAGATGTTTTCACGCGCGGAGCCACTCAAACATTATCTCGATAATCCTGGCCATCAGGAAGAACAGCGGTTGCAGCAGAGCTGGCAGAGCCTAAAAAACAATATTCCAGAATTGATAGATATTGCCGTGTATGACGCCAACGGCAAATTGCGCCTTGCCAGCAGCGGTAATTTTAGCAACACCCCGTTATCAAAGACCTTGCTGGACAGTATCCGCAGTATGGGTGGCAATGATATTTACACCTCAACAGTGGAATTTGCGCCAGTTGAAGACAGATTAGAAGCCTATCAGATGCAGATGGCTTGGCTGGAAAATGCCGATCAGAGCATTCGCGGTTATCTGGTGACTTATAACTCTGTCAGCCAGATGCTACAGTCCATCAAGCCGGCATTTTCCAGCAACGACTCCCCGCTTTTATTGCTGGATGAACAGGGGCAGCTCTATGCTGGCGCCTCTAACCTCGACCCGTTGACAGGGATCCCAGATACACTCGGCAGTAGTCTGCGCCAGAGTTACCCACAGTTATGGCGGGATTTAGCCACCAATAATTTTGGTGAGTTTCATGGTGAACAAGCCACTTTTGTCTATCTGAAAATCCCTTTGGCATCCGCCAGCCAAAAAGACAGCGAATATATGTTGCTGTCTTATATTCGCAATGAAGATATCAGCGCCCGTTTTGCGCAGTGGCGCAACATTCTGCTAGTGACCGCAGTGGTCGTCACATTGCTGGCGGCGCTGGCGATGATCTTTATGCATCTGTTCCGCTTGGAGCAACGAGCCCGCCTCGGCAGTATTTTGCTGGCTGATGGACTGTTTCGTGCCGATTTTGGCTGTCTGCTGGTCAACGAAGGTGGCCGAATTATCTGTGCTAACGACCGGGCGACCGAGATCCTCAAACAGCGCCAGCAAGAGATTGAAAATCGCAGTCTGCAAAAATTATTAGAGCAAGATCAGCAGTGGTATGAGTCTGTGCGACAACAACTGCAACAGAACAAGGTCTGGCATGGTGAAGTCCAATTACAAGCCTTGGACAACATAGTGCTGCGCTTCAATATTCGGGTAGTAGGCGAAGGCCGCGATGGCTACGCGCTGATCTCCTTTGAAGATATCAGTGAACTCAAACAAGTACGTCAGGATGCCTTCCTCAATCAGTTGCTCAGCGATTCAGCCGTTGCTACCGCACTGCTCACCCCCACTGGCAAATTGGTACGCGTCAACGATACCTTCGATCAGTTGCTGCAACTCGACGGGAGCTTGCAACACACGCTCAGTGAATTGCTACAAAACGACCTAGATAATCAATGGCCACGCATCATGCAGCTAGTATCAACCCATGGACTGTGGCAGGGACAGATCCTCTGCCAAGAACACCGTCCCGGCTGCATACAGGCCACATTGAAGAGCTATCAGGACCGAGAAGGCGAGCTGAGTTATCTGATATGTACGCTTGAACGTGCCACCAATGTGCGGGAATTACCGGGCCCGCGCATTCCGCATCGCACCAAGGTGATGCCTGAACTGGAAGATCTGGAAAACTTCTTCAATGCCATGTCAGTGCCAGAGCAGCAACACAGTTGTCTGATGTTATTGGATATCAGTCCTGAAGCGCTGCTGAGCCATATGAGTGAGATTGAGTCGCTGGAAAGCCGCCAGCAGCAGGTGGAAATTCAGGTACTCAACGATTTGCCACGGGGCTATCAGATGGTGAACTGGCAGTTAGGCAAAATTGTGGTGCTGGTACCAGATACCGATGCGACCGCATGCCATCACTTTGCCGCCGCGACCTTGGAAAATCTTGCGCAGCACGGTTTGGCCGATGGCATCTGTATCGGCATTGCCGCCTATGTGACGGGGCAGACGTTGCAACAGTTCCTCAATAACGCTGAAATTGCCCTCAAACGCGCCAAACAGAGCGGCGAGCGCAATATCTGTCAGGCATTTACCCGTCAGGCTTGA